One window of Psychrobacillus sp. FSL H8-0483 genomic DNA carries:
- a CDS encoding RluA family pseudouridine synthase produces the protein MQHTLTYTVPEDGLTIDAILQQKWKLGKKLIHDLRMQKAVTDTNGELLQWKLPHQKGEVLVFKWEGESSNYLTSDQIPLYVAYEDEYLLIASKPRGVATHPNDTGQNHTFMNTVMNYLKNKGQNYGEHVHRIDEGTKGLVVIAKNPIVKGMLDRMLENKAIVRTYEVIVEGQVKNQHGTIRAAIGNDRHHPTRKRVSPSGQLAITHYEVVGKHDQFTKIHAILETGRTHQIRVHFAHLGHPIVGDDLYGAKKTPTRTYELHAFKVQFIHPITGEKIVVEDKR, from the coding sequence TGGACTAACGATTGATGCAATTCTACAACAAAAATGGAAGCTTGGTAAAAAGCTTATCCACGATTTACGCATGCAAAAAGCAGTAACAGACACAAACGGAGAATTATTACAATGGAAATTACCCCACCAAAAAGGGGAAGTATTAGTTTTTAAATGGGAAGGCGAATCATCCAATTATCTTACTTCGGATCAAATTCCTTTATATGTTGCCTATGAAGATGAGTACTTATTGATTGCTTCCAAGCCTCGAGGTGTTGCAACACACCCGAATGACACTGGCCAAAATCATACATTTATGAATACTGTGATGAACTATTTAAAGAACAAGGGGCAAAATTACGGAGAACATGTACACCGAATTGATGAAGGTACAAAAGGCTTAGTAGTCATTGCAAAAAATCCAATCGTCAAAGGTATGCTAGATCGTATGCTTGAAAATAAAGCAATTGTTCGCACGTATGAAGTAATTGTCGAAGGTCAAGTGAAAAACCAGCATGGCACCATTCGAGCAGCCATTGGAAATGATCGCCATCATCCGACGAGAAAACGCGTTTCTCCGTCCGGTCAACTTGCTATTACGCATTATGAAGTAGTCGGCAAACATGACCAATTTACAAAGATACACGCAATTTTAGAAACTGGACGTACGCATCAAATTCGTGTGCACTTTGCTCATTTAGGCCACCCAATTGTGGGAGATGACTTATATGGAGCGAAGAAAACACCAACTAGAACATATGAGTTGCATGCATTCAAGGTTCAATTTATTCATCCAATCACGGGTGAAAAAATTGTCGTGGAGGATAAAAGATAG